The Longimicrobiales bacterium region CAGACCGCGGGCGCGGTCCAGCCACAGACTGAAAATTGTAACAGGAATACCGCGGTGGGACAAGCCGGAACGGCTCAGGGCGAGGGCGAGCGCGAGGTACCCCGCTGGACGAGCCGACGCCCGCATTCAGTACTCATTCGCCAGCCCGTGGCAGCAGCATCACTGCACCTGCCCGGGCGCGGGCGCGGGCCCGCTAACTCTGCCCCGGCTGTTCCCGCCTCTCCAGCTGTTCCCGCCGTTCCAGCGCGAGAAATACGATCCGATCCACCTGCTCCTCGAAGCTCAGCCCCGTCGTATCCAGCTCCACCGCGTCATCCGCCTTCCTCAGCGGTGCCACGGCCCGGGAGCTGTCGACCCGGTCGCGCTCCAGCAGCCGTTCGGTCTCCGCCGCAAGCTCGGCCGGAGCGGGCTCCGCGACCCCCTGCTGTACCAGGCGCCGCCGGGCCCGCTCCCGTGGGTCCGCGACCAGGAAGATCTTCAGCTCCGCGTCCGGGAAGACGACCGTCCCGATGTCACGCCCCTCGGAGACGAGGTCCACCCCTTCGGCGGCGCCCCGCAGGCGTCCGAGCAGCCACGAGCGCACGGCAGGGACTTTCGCCATCGCCGAGACATGGGCGTTCACGGCCGGCTCCCGGATCGCGTCGCCGACATCCTCCGCGCCGATCAGCATGCGGAACCCGCCGTCGCCCGGCACACCCCGCACGCCGAGGCGGTCGAGGTCGTCTCCTGCGAGCGATGGCCATTCGCCCACCGGGATCCCGGCTCGCTGCGCGGCCAGGGTGAGTGCACGGTAGAACGCCCCGGAATCGAGGTGACGGAAGCCGAGGCGCCGGGCGACGGCGCGCGCCGTCGAGCTCTTTCCGCTGCCGGCGGGCCCGTCGATCGCGATGATCATGCGGCGATCACATCCCAGAACCCCGGGAAGCTGACCTGCACGCATTCCGGATCATCCACGATGATGTGATTGCCCTGCAGCGTTCCCAGCACACCGAACGCCATCGCGATGCGGTGATCCCCGAACGTGCGCACGGTGCCGCTCATGGGCTGCGCGGAGCCTGTGACGTCCAGGCCATCCGCATGCTCCTCCACCTCGACTCCGAGCGCCCGCAGATTCTGCACGAGCGCGTGGATGCGGTCCGTCTCCTTGACGCGCAGCTCCGCGGCCCCGCGGATGCGCGTCGTTCCGTGCGCGCGAGCAGCCAGCGCAGCGATCATCGGGATCTCGTCGATCAGTGCGGGCACCTCGGCACCCTCGATCGTAGTCGCAGTCAGCGGGCCGGGCGCTGCGCCGAGATCAC contains the following coding sequences:
- the cmk gene encoding (d)CMP kinase, which gives rise to MIIAIDGPAGSGKSSTARAVARRLGFRHLDSGAFYRALTLAAQRAGIPVGEWPSLAGDDLDRLGVRGVPGDGGFRMLIGAEDVGDAIREPAVNAHVSAMAKVPAVRSWLLGRLRGAAEGVDLVSEGRDIGTVVFPDAELKIFLVADPRERARRRLVQQGVAEPAPAELAAETERLLERDRVDSSRAVAPLRKADDAVELDTTGLSFEEQVDRIVFLALERREQLERREQPGQS